The following is a genomic window from Fusarium oxysporum Fo47 chromosome IV, complete sequence.
ccatcttCTATTGATGGCCGAGGTTTGTTAGCTTCTCTCGGGCCTTGTGATGGCACTGTCGTAGGTTGAGGTTGTGGTGCTCTGCGGATAGGGCCAGCGTCTACTTGGTTGTTCACGCGTTGTGCAGGGGCCCTTTGAACGGCAGCCTTCCGTGGGACTCTGATAACGGTATTGTGGTCTTCCGCAGTGTTTTCTGAGGTGCTCGCAACGGGGCCGGCTTCTGCAGGCGCAGAGGCTGCCATACTCTCCAATTTTTTCCTATCCAGGAACTGCAGCTTTTTGATCCAGTGATCACGCCAAGATTGTGCAGTATGTCGAGGATTCTACGCATGTGAGCTTAATTTGCGTCGCCCTATTTGCGAAAACTTACAATCCTTTCGTACTCGTACCATATCTGGTTTCCTTTCTGTTCGTCTGGATGGTTTAGTGCCCACCTAGTAAGTTTCGCGTCGTCCTCAGCAGTGAACTTTGTCCGTGTTGACTTTTTGGCTTGATTGCTGCCCACCGGTCTTGGCTCGTCTGGATGGCGTCCTATTAGGTACTTATCCTTGATTTGGATATACCCGTTCTTCACAGAGTCCTCAATAAACTTCCATGAATAGGATCCAGGGGGGGCATCTTTTTTTCTGAGATGGTCCGCAATGAGCATATCAGCATGTTTTTCCAGCATCACGACCTTGCCACCATTTTGCTATCTTAAAATCAGCGACAGCGCGTGAATGAGTTTGCTGGATCAACATACCGTGATAAGCTCTGTCCATCGGTTTCTCATCGGTACTCGATGTGACAGCCAAAACTTTCGATCCTTGAATATGGTACCGCCCTCCGCACCTTCGACTCCATCGTATGTGACTGCCGGTGGCATTGTGATGAGCAGGCTTTGTCTGAGCTATGAAAGGGATAAGGCGCTGGTCACTGAAGATCGCGTCAGAGGCTGGGCTAGAGGTGCACCAACGACTCTGCAGATGTCAATTTTGGCAGCGTGAGTCAGCTTAAACTCCTAGAAAAGTCGATAATTTCATCGCATGATGAGACGCGCCCTCAGTTTGGCCAAACTTTGGTTACCGCCCGCGGTCTTGATGTTCTCTGGGTGCAAGTCGCCCTGATGAAAGCCACGCGTTGAAAGGTATCGCGCGCTCACGTGCCAGTAGATGTATTCAGTTAAGCACGTTTAAGGTTTGCCTAAGTGCATATTGCTGAAGCCACTGTAATATGGTTAGATTTGCTATTAAACTATGTAGAGTTGCTAAAATAGCAATGCAACTCCTGCATTATGATCACCTTATCTTGCATATAATTGACCTGATCTATTCTTGGCTGTTTTGTTCGACAGACTTCTATCGGTGGTGATCGTTTCGCTCTACCTAGACCAGAAAGAGAACGACGTCAcctcttatcgataagagcTTCCCGGGCTATCACCGGTTATCGGTAGCTTTGCCCTTGGTTGCCATGGTAGCGACGATGGAGTGTTTACTTCCAATCAGAACCGAGGCCGTGGGACGAGTGGCCGGGATTATTTGGGTCTAAGCTACAAGTTGCACGAACAACGCAAAATAGATCCATTCACTTAGCTACTTCAAGCTGGACCTtgccttcttcctttttcctcctcttcctctctctcctctcatccatctcttTAACATCAAGCTTACTACTACTAACCAAAGCAGGTTGTGTTTGTTCGTTCTTGTTTCTGCGTCCTTCATCGCATCTGCATTCACACTTTCACGGCCTAGCGAGAATTTACTTGTTTGCATGGGTTGAGTTTGCTTGTTCACCGTGAATaacttcatcatgtcttccgAGGACAAGTACGAAACGCTGGAGAAGATTGGTGAGTCTATCGAGTTAGCAGCACTCGCCTCGATGCGCCGTGCTATCAATTGAGCGACAACTCTAACTCGCCGTCTTCTTCTAGGCCATGGCTCCTTTGGCATCATCCGCAAGGTCCGTCGCAGGACAGACGGCTTCATCATGTGCCGCAAAGAAATCTCATATCTACGCATGTCCCAGAAGGAGCGCGAACAACTTCACGCCGAGTTCCAGATTCTATCGCATCTGCGCCACCCAAACATTGTCGCCTATTACCACCGTGAACACCTCAAAGTTAGCCAGGACTTGCATCTTTACATGGAGTACTGCGGGAATGGCGATCTAGGCCGCGTTATCAAGGACCTCGCACTAAAGGGCCAGCGAGCTCAGGAAAGCTTCGTCTGGAGTATCTTCAGTCAGCTCGTCATGGCGCTTTACCGATGTCACTACGGTGTTGACCCTCCAGAGGTTGGCGCCAACGTGCTTGGGTTAACACAGGGAAACGCTGCTGGCGGACCCAAGGTTCCCGCTGGAACAATGACTATTCTACACCGAGATTTGAAACCTGAGAATGGTGAGACCTCGATAGTGGATCCCTTTGTTTACGAAATTCGAAACTGACAGTGTTTTAGTCTTCCTTGGCGAGGACAACTCTGTCAAGCTTGGAGACTTCGGTCTctccaagatgatcaagtcccACGACTTCGCTTCTACCTATGTCGGTACCCCCTTCTACATGTCTCCCGAGATATGTGCCGCGGAAAAGTACACATTAAAGTCCGATATCTGGTCTTTGGGTTGCATCATCTACGAGCTCTGCGCACGCGAGCCACCCTTCAACGCAAAGACGCATTTCCAACTTGTGCAGAAGATTAAGGAGGGCAAGTTCCCTGCCTTGCCCGACGTTTACTCTCCCGAGCTTTATCAGGTTATCAAGGACTGCCTCCGTGTGAACCCTGATCGAAGACCTGACACTTCTGAGCTCCTGAACCTGCCAGTGGTCAAGCTTATGaggaaggagaaggaggttgTTGACCTCAACAAATCTCTCCGCCTCAGAGAGGATGCTTTACGTAAGAAGGAAAGGGACCTCAATGAGAGACTTGCCAATATGGAGAGAGAAAAGGACGTTATCCGAGAGGAGCTTGACTCATCGCTACGGAGAGAGTGGGAGGTTAAAGCACGTCTCGAGATTGACCGTCTTGCCAACGCAGAGATCGAGCAGCTCCAAAATCGCTTCGAAGCCGAGGTTCAGGCACGCGTCGAAGCTGAGCTGCAAAAGAAAACAGTAACATTTTCCGGCTCAAGACCTGAGAGTCGAGAAGATGAGTATGCCTCATCAATGGGCAAGTCGGATTACAAGTCCGACTATCCTCACTCTTCCCTCGGTGGCAGCGAGGTCGAGTTCCCCTCCACAACAGACCTCACTGAGTACTCCATCGATAGCCCCGAGGCGCCTCGAGAGACTAAGAAGACAGCTCGCACGCCTTTCAGCCGTGCGCAGACCATGTTCGTCGGTAATCCTGCTGGTACGCCAATGGATGTCGAGATGAACTCACCAAGCCCTATCGCCATTGCGTCGCTATCTCTTTCTCCTCGCCGCAATGGCAACACCAAGGCTCCTACCACTGCCAATGCAAACATTTTTACCGCCAACGCCAATCGAACCTCCGCCGATTCCCGATGGGATCATCCTCGCGATACCTTGTCCGAttctgaagatgaagacgtTGTCCCGTCGCCAACACGAAACATCAAGTCTTCGAAGAATCCCTTCACCTCCAAGACACGACCTGTCCTCACTTCTCAGAAGTCGTGCCCCATGAACCGTCTCAAGACCCAACCATCAACCTCGGGCTTCGTGTCTAAGCAGATGCCTCCACCTGAGGCTCCGAGGTCGCCCACTCGCCGTCTGAGCAAGATTCCCTCAGCGGCAAACCTCCAGTCCGAGGCCAACAGCCAGGGCTTGACGCGCGCCTCATCactcaacaacaagaagaacagcagcagcaccgaTGATGTCCTGGGCAAGG
Proteins encoded in this region:
- a CDS encoding kinase-like domain-containing protein — encoded protein: MSSEDKYETLEKIGHGSFGIIRKVRRRTDGFIMCRKEISYLRMSQKEREQLHAEFQILSHLRHPNIVAYYHREHLKVSQDLHLYMEYCGNGDLGRVIKDLALKGQRAQESFVWSIFSQLVMALYRCHYGVDPPEVGANVLGLTQGNAAGGPKVPAGTMTILHRDLKPENVFLGEDNSVKLGDFGLSKMIKSHDFASTYVGTPFYMSPEICAAEKYTLKSDIWSLGCIIYELCAREPPFNAKTHFQLVQKIKEGKFPALPDVYSPELYQVIKDCLRVNPDRRPDTSELLNLPVVKLMRKEKEVVDLNKSLRLREDALRKKERDLNERLANMEREKDVIREELDSSLRREWEVKARLEIDRLANAEIEQLQNRFEAEVQARVEAELQKKTVTFSGSRPESREDEYASSMGKSDYKSDYPHSSLGGSEVEFPSTTDLTEYSIDSPEAPRETKKTARTPFSRAQTMFVGNPAGTPMDVEMNSPSPIAIASLSLSPRRNGNTKAPTTANANIFTANANRTSADSRWDHPRDTLSDSEDEDVVPSPTRNIKSSKNPFTSKTRPVLTSQKSCPMNRLKTQPSTSGFVSKQMPPPEAPRSPTRRLSKIPSAANLQSEANSQGLTRASSLNNKKNSSSTDDVLGKVAAKNNIRGRTLVELQQARAGGRPMSAIVMPSTGENVSPKRAFRDRIGIERKSSGDEPVAVWDPERDEMPSPFLVRQRRIARV